A genomic window from Daphnia carinata strain CSIRO-1 chromosome 9, CSIRO_AGI_Dcar_HiC_V3, whole genome shotgun sequence includes:
- the LOC130700801 gene encoding uncharacterized protein LOC130700801 → MKLTLILLICFVGVTYQQGYPWSPFYRHSPRLFLSNNYDENDQQLSAKSAYDFELADSLSTYDDDEIASSITDVQARIPFSSARKAQKKFFVTSVFPNSLFPFNFRPVTVTTLTTTALSVVTSTAVLATVQSCIPATQFLTQAGAGGAPVVLTTTCGRRRRDIDRPERQIETQFDDSISPTRVLPWATSSVAPNFVTYDDVKPELRSSQEILGEDHRQIFRVGGANARQRRGLSLVLTVTLTSTSYSFSTTTLKKTVNLSGQAQLLCMPAGFAVC, encoded by the exons atgaAATTGACTTTGATCCTTCTCATTTGCTTCGTGGGGGTTACTTACCAACAAGGATACCCGTGGTCACCATTCTATCGTCACTCACCGCGCCTATTTCTCTCCAACAATTACGATGAAAATGACCAACAGCTTTCTGCCAAATCTGCGTACGACTTTGAG ttaGCAGATTCTCTGAGTACGTATGACGATGATGAAATTGCGTCTTCCATAACCGACGTCCAGGCGAGAATCCCCTTTAGCAGTGCCAGGAAAgcgcaaaagaaatttttcgttaCCAGCGTATTTCCCAATTCGCTGTTCCCGTTTAACTTTCGACCTGTGACCGTCACAACCTTAACGACCACAGCACTTTCTGTCGTAACGTCAACGGCCGTGCTTGCCACAGTACAGTCGTGCATTCCTGCTACGCAGTTTCTTACCCAAGCAGGAGCCGGAGGAGCCCCTGTGGTATTAACGACGACCTGTGGTCGTCGAAGACGCGACATCGACCGGCCGGAGAGGCAAATCGAAACACAATTTGATGATTCAATATCGCCGACTCGAGTTTTACC ATGGGCCACAAGCAGCGTCGCACCCAACTTTGTCACGTATGACGATGTCAAGCCTGAACTAAGGTCGTCGCAGGAAATTCTTGGAGAAGATCATCGCCAAATATTTCGCGTTGGAGGGGCTAACGCGCGTCAACGACGTGGTTTGAGCCTGGTACTGACTGTTACCTTAACCTCCACATCCTACTCGTTTTCCACTACGACCCTGAAGAAAACAGTGAATTTGAGTGGGCAAGCACAACTGTTATGCATGCCAGCAGGTTTTGCAGTATGTTAG
- the LOC130700809 gene encoding uncharacterized protein LOC130700809 yields the protein MPFTTLKRSDVAHETHMKTPPVKNGLKWAAIGGVVLGFLGVMKITGNLNREFFAELLVAREGKTHEAPHHQQTDKTDSSKQSPIPPGTEATIIIK from the exons ATGCCTTTTACGACTTTAAAGCGAAGTGATGTTGCTCACGAAACCCATATG AAAACTCCTCCCGTTAAAAACGGGCTGAAATGGGCGGCGATCGGAGGTGTTGTTTTGGGTTTCTTGGGTGTTATGAAAATTACCGGCAATCTGAACAGGGAATTCTTCGCCGAACTGCTGGTGGCTCGGGAAGGGAAGACACACGAAGCTCCGCATCACCAGCAGACGGACAAGACCGACTCATCAAAGCAAAGC CCAATACCCCCTGGAACGGAAGCCACTATTATAATTAAATAA